Proteins encoded in a region of the Halarcobacter mediterraneus genome:
- a CDS encoding F0F1 ATP synthase subunit A, which translates to MEGRLFTFLGTIGGHGQEWIILSHFILVVGVVFLLARTATRKMQLVPTGTQNILEAYIQGVVSMGADTMGEENSRRYLPLIGSLGLVIFLSNMTGIIPGFESPTANINFTLSLALIVFIYYNYLGIKKNGFVNYFKHFMGPMPVLAPLMFPIEIISHISRIISLSFRLFGSIRGDDMFLMVLLMLVPWLVPLAGFFMLFAFGFLQAFIFMILTYVYIAGSIMLEHEDH; encoded by the coding sequence ATGGAAGGAAGACTGTTTACATTCTTAGGTACTATAGGTGGTCACGGACAAGAATGGATTATCTTATCTCACTTTATTTTAGTTGTGGGAGTTGTTTTTCTACTTGCAAGAACTGCTACTAGAAAAATGCAATTAGTTCCAACAGGTACACAAAATATTTTAGAAGCATATATCCAAGGTGTTGTTTCAATGGGTGCAGACACAATGGGAGAAGAGAATTCTAGAAGATATTTACCATTAATTGGTTCTTTAGGTTTAGTGATTTTTTTAAGTAATATGACTGGTATTATTCCAGGATTTGAATCACCAACTGCTAATATTAACTTTACTTTATCTTTAGCACTTATTGTTTTTATTTACTATAATTATTTAGGTATTAAGAAAAATGGTTTTGTAAATTACTTTAAACATTTTATGGGGCCTATGCCAGTTTTAGCACCATTAATGTTCCCTATTGAGATTATTTCTCATATTTCAAGAATTATTTCATTATCATTCAGACTTTTTGGTTCTATTAGAGGTGATGATATGTTCTTAATGGTATTATTAATGTTAGTTCCTTGGCTAGTTCCATTAGCTGGTTTCTTTATGTTATTTGCTTTTGGTTTCTTACAAGCATTTATTTTTATGATTTTAACTTATGTTTATATTGCAGGTTCAATCATGTTAGAACATGAAGATCATTAA
- a CDS encoding thiamine phosphate synthase, which yields MREDLISYLITHPEYYSNDPTLFERNLRKVLETKKVNMACFRDKTSLNYEELATLFVNICKEFNIERVLLNENYQLAKKINAHGVHLTSKQFNDIQKAKDLDLYTIISCHNFTDIENAQKKHINAVTYSPIFISPNKGEPKGIAELRELVRAYEDLDIIALGGIISKESIELISKTKAYGFASIRYFV from the coding sequence GTGAGAGAAGATTTAATTAGTTATCTAATTACTCACCCCGAATATTATTCAAATGACCCTACTCTTTTTGAAAGAAATTTAAGAAAAGTTTTAGAAACAAAAAAAGTTAATATGGCTTGTTTTAGAGATAAAACTTCTTTAAACTATGAAGAATTAGCTACACTCTTTGTAAATATATGTAAAGAGTTTAATATAGAAAGAGTTTTACTAAATGAAAACTACCAACTAGCAAAAAAAATAAATGCTCATGGTGTTCATTTAACTTCAAAACAATTTAATGATATTCAAAAAGCTAAAGACTTAGACCTTTATACAATTATTTCATGTCATAACTTTACAGATATTGAAAACGCACAAAAAAAACATATTAATGCTGTTACATATTCTCCTATTTTTATAAGTCCTAACAAAGGTGAACCAAAAGGAATAGCTGAACTTAGAGAACTTGTTCGAGCATATGAAGACTTAGATATTATTGCTTTAGGGGGAATAATATCTAAAGAAAGTATCGAGTTAATTTCGAAAACAAAAGCATATGGATTTGCTTCTATTCGATATTTTGTTTAA